A genome region from Drosophila simulans strain w501 chromosome 2R, Prin_Dsim_3.1, whole genome shotgun sequence includes the following:
- the LOC6735326 gene encoding organic cation transporter protein, which produces MADRPQDPKAPKPLKPVPKTGDPIISQIGDFRRYQLFFFFIVLLCKFGTGWHTLGHIFLAAPTPLSCKTENVTDPCSDECSETEFDTSVFKSTIITEWDLTCESKRLASLSQSIVMLGILFGSILFGMFADRYGRRPAFLTCCFMQLITGLIVCVSPYYWFYCFFRFLVAVATAGTMTTSFVLLMEIVGPQKREMVAILYQIPFNIGHASLALFAYFIREWRYFQFSITIFSVVFVIYIWLVPESPRWLFTTGKLDKSIKILEKIAKCNRAPTETIRPEIEAAYAALAARQPVKKGTVVDLFRTPYMRIKTIFMANNWLVVCMVYYGTAQYVSALGGNIFISNAIAAGVGIPGTCLCAIMTKYLGRKKTLLLSNGCSALGLILLACLSTQAEVVRVTCATIGLFGASITFPNVYLYGGELFPTVVRSSGVGLCSMVGRIGSIVAPLIVDLAAYGLWVAPLIFGIFSILAMLGTIFLPETRGTPLPETLEDGETFGRKNKTQA; this is translated from the exons ATGGCCGATCGACCGCAGGATCCAAAGGCTCCAAAGCCACTGAAACCCGTCCCCAAGACAGGTGATCCGATAATCTCGCAGATTGGCGACTTCCGGCGCTACCAGTTGTTCTTTTTCTTCATCGTTCTACTGTGCAAATTTGGCACGGGATGGCACACCCTGGGCCACATTTTCCTCGCAGCACCGACGCCGTTATCCTGCAAGACGGAGAACGTCACGGATCCCTGCAGTGACGAATGCTCCGAGACCGAGTTCGACACTAGCGTCTTTAAGTCCACCATTATAACTGAGTGGGATCTCACCTGCGAGAGCAAACGGCTGGCCAGCTTGTCCCAAAGTATCGTCATGCTGGGCATCTTGTTCGGCAGTATTCTGTTTGGCATGTTCGCTGATCG GTATGGACGACGCCCTGCCTTCCTGACGTGCTGCTTCATGCAACTGATCACTGGCCTCATCGTCTGCGTATCCCCCTACTACTGGTTCTACTGCTTCTTTAGGTTCCTGGTGGCTGTGGCCACGGCGGGAACGATGACCACCAG TTTCGTCTTGCTGATGGAAATCGTGGGACCCCAAAAGCGCGAAATGGTAGCCATTCTCTACCAAATCCCCTTCAACATCGGCCACGCCTCCCTGGCCCTGTTCGCCTACTTTATTCGAGAATGGCGCTATTTCCAGTTCAGCATCACCATTTTCTCGGTCGTGTTCGTGATCTACATTTGGCTGGTTCCCGAGTCGCCACGCTGGCTCTTTACCACCGGCAAGCTGGACAAGTCCATCAAGATTCTGGAGAAGATCGCCAAGTGTAATAGGGCTCCGACGGAAACGATTCGGCCGGAGATCGAAGCTGCATATGCGGCACTGGCAGCCCGCCAGCCGGTCAAAAAGGGCACCGTCGTGGACCTATTCCGGACACCCTATATGCGGATTAAGACCATATTCATGGCCAACAATTGGCTAGTGGTTTGCATGGTCTACTACGGCACCGCTCAGTATGTCTCCGCGCTGGGCGGCAACATCTTCATCAGCAACGCAATCGCCGCCGGAGTGGGCATTCCAGGCACCTGCCTCTGTGCGATCATGACCAAGTACCTCGGACGCAAGAAGACCCTGCTTCTTTCCAATGGATGCAGTGCTTTGGGCTTGATCCTATTGGCCTGCCTTTCCACTCAGGCAGAGGTTGTGCGTGTGACCTGCGCCACCATTGGACTTTTTGGAGCATCAATCACCTTTCCGAATGTCTACTTGTACGGCGGAGAGCTCTTTCCCACTGTTGTGCGTTCCAGTGGAGTTGGTCTCTGCTCGATGGTCGGACGAATAGGCTCCATTGTGGCCCCGCTCATCGTCGATCTGGCTGCATACGGTCTGTGGGTGGCGCCCCTCATCTTTGGAATTTTCTCCATTCTGGCAATGCTTGGCACAATTTTCTTGCCGGAGACACGAGGAACTCCACTGCCGGAAACACTGGAGGACGGAGAGACATTCGGGCGTAAAAATAAGACTCAGGCATAG